From Cotesia glomerata isolate CgM1 linkage group LG3, MPM_Cglom_v2.3, whole genome shotgun sequence:
GTACCGGAAACTGACATTCTGTACCATGATAACAGGCGGTGGTATACCACCGCAAGATGGGAAATAAAAGTTCAATACTTTATCAGTGCTAACTTTTTCAGTGAGACCTTGAGCGACCATCTTAGCCAAAGTTTTTTCTTTAGATTGAGCTTGACGAGCAAGCTTAGCGGATCCGTGACCAAAACGCGCGATATAATTCTTCATGTGAGCTATTTGGTCTTGCTCCCACTGATATTGCTTAGATTGGTTCTCCAACAATTCAGCCCGGGTTTTAATAAATGCTTCATAATTACCGGTGTAGTATTTGAGAAGTTTCTTATTCAGATGAATAATATTCGTACAAACACCATTAAGAAAATCTTGAGAGTGTGATATTATAACAAGAATACGTTTGTAAGTCTTCAATTCCTCTTCGAGCCATACACAGGCGTCCAAATCCAAGTGATTGGTCGGTTCATCGAGCAGCAGAAGATGCGGCTTTACATAGAGAGCACGAGCTAGTGCGATTCGCATACGCCAACCTCCAGAAAAGTCTCTGGTGGCAGTGTTCTGCATTTTGGTGGTGAAACCAAGACCGTGGAGCAGATGAGCAGCTCGCGCTTCAGCAGTGTCTGCAGACATGTCATCAAGACGCTCATAAACGTCCATCAGCTGCTCCTGGGCGTCATCTTCTGGACAGTCGACCAGTTCTTCAGCTAATTTCTCTAAGCGCACTCGCTCCTCGTCTACTTCCATCACGCACTGCAGAGCTGTTTTGCTACTCGCCGGCATTTCACGGGACAAATGAAATATGTCGATCGACTCAGGAATCGGCACTTCACGATTACCGATCACTGAGAGCAGTGTCGACTTTCCGGATCCATTTTGGCCCAACAAACCGTATCGCCTTCCGCAGTTCAACTCGAGATTTGTATCTTGCAGAAGCTCGCATCCGTGaaatgttattgaaaaattagatatttttatatcacGACTTCGTGGATGCGACGCTAAACTTCCAGTACAGGCTCGAGCTTCAGCATTCAGACGTGCATCTGATTCTAATTTTAAGCATAACGCCtctgaaatttcaatttttttgatgaattattgttataattatctatattattaagagaataagaaaaattttgtttccaagATAGTcatagtcattgcaaaggtcttgacttgaatttgtgccttttcaaggtttcatatcattctcatcgatatttaatttatatgataagtatttaggttgcattcAAAAATCTCTTtagacacataattaagaaatgaccttgtatcttgtgaactattggcatttttaaagatataagctcatcccgatgttacactcattgagacctttcatttgagtacccacatcaatttttcatatattttatatatttatatatttcacaaataccatatatatatatatatatatatatatatatatatatatatatatatatatatatatatatatatatatatatatatatatatatataaaatatataaacaatgccatgtgggtacttaaataaaagctcttgatgagtgtaacatcaggatttTATCCTCTAAATACATGAAAGTCTTGGAGTTAGTCAAaggtcgaaactcgcaaaaaacgggccacgattcattattggttaaaatttaggcgcgcgcgtagcgcactattcaaatttttaatatctttaaaaacgtcaatagttaaaatagtgcattgcaatttaacaaatatcttgtgaactattgacatttttaaagatataagctcattccgatgttacactcatcaagacctttcatttgagtactaacatcaatttttcatatatttatatatattatatatatatatatatatatatatatatatatatatatatatatatatatatatatatatatatatatatatatatagatatgtatatataaaaaatatatcaaaatacatgtgggtactcaaatgaaagctcttgatgcgtgtaacatcgggatgagcttatatcttcataaatgtcaatagttaagaaatgacattgaaCCTTGTCATCTAATGACATttgtaaagatataagctcaccttgacattacactcattgagaccttttatttgagtacccacatcaatttttcatatatttatatatatatatatatatatatatatatatatatatatatatatatatatatatatatatatatcatatatatgtatatatgagaaatgtatattaaaatgcatgtgggtactcaaatgagagctctttatgagtgtaacatcgggatgagcttatatctttaaaaatgtcagtaattaagaaatgaccttgtatcttgtgaactaatgacattcttaaaaatataagctcaccccgacattacactcatcgagacctttcatttgagtacctacatcaatttttcatatatttatatatattacatatatgtatatatgaaaaatatatcaaaatgcatgtgggtactcaaatgaaagctctcgatgagtgtaacatcgggatgagcttatatctttataaatgtcaatagttaagaaagtacagtgtaatttgacaaaagtcattatttaataaagcaaaattttatttatttatagttcacaagtcacgacagtcacatagtgattgcaaggttgctagtttcgTATAAAATTATGAGGAATTTTTTAAGCTTGTCAGTGTCAGGACATTTACAATTACTAAAAAGTGACTATTGATGATGAAccatgaagcttaaaaataattagaataatattatcaatcaatttatattaattgtcATGATAAGCTTCATGAATCATCACCGCAATACTTGAAGTGAAAATGctgaaataaagaaaaataataattcaccTTCGGCGCTCAGTACTCCATTAGTTCCGTTCTCTTCATTTGCTGATGCATTAATCTGCTCCTTTCCATCCTCCTTAGTAGGATTAGTTGACGCTGGTTTTTTACCAGTTTGTCTAGCTTTAGCTGCCTCCTTCTTCTTGGCTTGCTGCTTCTTTTTCGCGTCTGATGGCATCTTGGTCGACCTAAATCATGAAAACGTAATTAGTTCATTTTTGCTAGCAAGTCATAACCTGTATTGGAGCATGGAttgttaattgtaaattataattattgaggaaataatttattacgtAAGAAAAATCACACAGCTGGGAATTAGAAAGTTCTAAAATATTCTGAGATAAATGCTTAGCTAAAATAGATTATCCTAGTACTTATACTTGGGATAGTAACAAAGAAAGCACGTTGCTCGATATCAGCCAAATGAAACGGTAAAAAATTATCGTGACCTCCAACTGAGATTACAGCCTTTTTTAatggataaataatttttaatagttgaaaaaaaattttttaatggtaCAAAACAggatattgataatttacgGGTTTGACttgttgttaattattttattaatgatttattaccTGTACTAGTTGTGCGCCAAAATGAGGGATCCTAAAAGTAACGATGTACCCAACTCGGAGAATCTTAAACTTCACGTGGATTTATGGATGATAAAAGAGAGAATCAAACCATCAAATTGGTATCAGAGTTCGTGGTGATTTTTTGCAGATGGCAGCACTAGAAAATAAGcgggattttttaaaattcatttttaaattagtttataaataattgaaaatacttACTGAAATTCgcaatttattttactaatttttttttgcatggttaatttttaattaaaatacttaaagtaagctttttaattaaaaaatttttttcaattgtttgttattaaattttcaatttcacaGTCGCGTAGCAATTTTCTGAcccaattttaaattaatgtcaaATTAGTTCAATCAACTTCGCACGTGATGGGATCCATATACTTCAATTTCCAACGCAGTAATTAATTTGTCGGTAATTGATTGCACTTGAAAATACTCATGGCTCTCTCCAAAATTTGGAATTGGAAGAAACAATTACTaatattgtaatattttaattgaaaaaaatggttTTAATCAAATTTGCTGATAAAGTTCAACCAATAATTGAAATTCTTCATtcgattttcattaattaattttcaattaatctaTAGAAGTTTTATAATTCAGTATAAATGTTAATTAGTACGGCGACTtgaacattttaattaatttgtgtAACGGGTTGTTGAGTGAAGCGGGTTTCATTTTGTAAGTAACTGAGGACGTAGAGAAAAATtgagataataaattattccgGCGGACTTTAAATAGGTAcgatttattacttttaatttaatttggagaaaatagtttattgttgtgatgaaaaattttatggaaattgttttattgaaaaaagtatatttttaaataaacaatcacatatttcatgaaaaatttatctattttttttttttttaattctttgatatccaaaaaaaatttctattaaaaatatttcaaatccGATGAATtcatcttatttttaaaaatttgtttaaatttattttttagcttaaaaaagttttaaaaaaataaattttggacatttatcttcaaataattaaattttaggcGCGCAGTAACCCTGTCGGATCCGGCCCTTGCTTACCAAAGCATtggaccgggttcgagtccggcgtacaccaatgagtattttcaatatttaagtgtattattttgctcagcccaaaaaataaaaaaacgagTTCCAATCTCAAAAAGTTTACCCCCTACCGTAGTCGCTCATGTCCTAAGTAGTTTATGcgactttaaacaaattaaaaaaaaaaaaaaaaaaaaaaaaattaaattttgaggaatttatttaagtaaaaaaattttttgataaacttttCTTTAAACTTTAAGTAAGTTTtacttagttcaagaatttttcatcttgattcaagacaataaagctctttaaataaatttttttttgttcaagaatttttctcaagAATCAAGTTTGTTATTTTAgtgttgaattaattaaaaattctatttttcatcatattcgtctaaaaaatttgtctATTTACCTTGATTATGGCCAAATGACATtttgtttttctaaatatttaaaattaatgtatattttacTTAACTTATCActaatttaattgattcacaCGACTATCATCacaattctaaaataattgtcCATATGCCAACAAATAATAGAATGTAATAGTTATGCACTGGTAAATGTATTCAAAAGCATGCGGACACACGAAAATATACTCTATTATATCAGTCACCGATGTACAAATATGGTAACGATGGTTGCGTATAAACGACTGTGAATTTAGACCTCATTCATATTCGTCATTCATTCACATACGAAAACGGTTTTGAGCTAATTAATATACTGAATTGCGCTCAAAAACATTTATACGCGCCGCTCTTTGTAATATTAagttattatttcaataaatatcatGTTATACTTGCACACGGGCTGCTTTTTGTTTCTATTTTTCTCTGTTTCTCTTCACGGAGTCTAtgtttaattcatttattccagagtattcaaatttttttataaaaatctgtATTCttcagtaataaaaattactatattaattcaatatcaagtagataattttttgatagaaatttataatgtatttatcaacaatttattttaaaattaacgtttttaagtttaatttcatttttattcagcTGTGAGTCGGATTATTtgttagataaaatttataaagttcagaacttacaaaataaattatttaagtccTTTAAACTCTCAAAAATACTAAACATAAATACTAGAAAGTTagatatacagaaaaaaaggttttttttttaattttttgtaaattttaaaaattatttaaatcattttttgtgagtttaaattttttttgtgtcttttcaaaaaaaaaaatgtgtgtaTGAACACTTCATAGattaatctttaattaaaatttaataataaaaaaaaacaaaagtacATTTTTTGCAAGTTAGAGATGAGAATtcgatatgaaaaaatttttttccgaatTTCTAATTGAAGATTTAGAAATACgtcgaaaaaattaacaaaataataaaaaaaaaaattaaaaatgtcaattattttattttttttttgtctaaaaataaatgaaattcaaTTTCGGTAAAAATTACTGACTCCTGAGTGCCTGtcaaacaattattataaattttgacaaaatttcaaaataaaatgtcTTTTGATGTTCTATTAAACTGAAAACTTTAAAATCTTCCGTATTTGCTGTATGCTATTTGACGTTTAAAAGCTTAGtacaaaatgtcaatatttactaactactataaaaattttcaccatTAAAAGCCCTTAAATTGACTGTCataatatcaaataataattcggatgttaaaaaccaaaaaataaataaacaaaaaaaataggacATGCGCAAAAGTTTGAGTAAGACAACCAGCAAGCATCTTGGTACACCACTTTTACCGAGTTGACATTAGTTGTTGGCTCAGTTCTTTGACATTCAGATCGCACCGTCCGTTGCCGACTTTATCCGTGGATAACTGCGTTGAGTGGCGGGTGGTGAGTGGTGAATGGTGAGTGCAGTATCAGGATTCGCACAGCTTTGCCTACTCGCGACTTTCCGCCTCAGTCGCGTTTTACGCGTCGTAC
This genomic window contains:
- the LOC123261957 gene encoding ATP-binding cassette sub-family F member 2; the encoded protein is MPSDAKKKQQAKKKEAAKARQTGKKPASTNPTKEDGKEQINASANEENGTNGVLSAEEALCLKLESDARLNAEARACTGSLASHPRSRDIKISNFSITFHGCELLQDTNLELNCGRRYGLLGQNGSGKSTLLSVIGNREVPIPESIDIFHLSREMPASSKTALQCVMEVDEERVRLEKLAEELVDCPEDDAQEQLMDVYERLDDMSADTAEARAAHLLHGLGFTTKMQNTATRDFSGGWRMRIALARALYVKPHLLLLDEPTNHLDLDACVWLEEELKTYKRILVIISHSQDFLNGVCTNIIHLNKKLLKYYTGNYEAFIKTRAELLENQSKQYQWEQDQIAHMKNYIARFGHGSAKLARQAQSKEKTLAKMVAQGLTEKVSTDKVLNFYFPSCGGIPPPVIMVQNVSFRYNDDSPWIYKNLEFGIDLDTRLALVGPNGAGKSTLLKLLYGDLVPTTGMIRKNSHLRIARYHQHLHELLDLDMSPLDYMLKSFPEVKEREEMRKIIGRYGLTGRQQVCPIRQLSDGQRCRVVFAWLAWQVPHLLLLDEPTNHLDMETIDALAEAISDFDGGMVLVSHDFRLINQVAEEIWVCENGAVTKWQGGILHYKEHLKNKVLKDNQTRAKELLNRGK